CAACTTCTATATCAATTCAAAGCAACGTAATAAGTGAACCAACGCTATCGGGAAACAAACACGAcaaagtaaagttaaccaggcaggtgcgctgatttgactaggtacctgaataatctagtagccctatacaTTCTGCGaataaaatctttcaatttatgtcagtgttcatttgagttcatacagtgtattaggttccttatttgacgtttcgaaaatgaaccgctactgcctggttttttttactctgccgtggaaATAAAGCATCCAGAGATCAAACACCTAGGGTTATCGTGAAGGGGCACAGTCATAGTTTTGCATAGCACATTACATATGTGTAATTAGGAAAAGATAATGGCCCCTTAGGGAATTCGAAAGTGTTGGAATAGTTTGATCAAATACCGTGCCACTTCTTGTTGCATCGTTTCGTATTTATGTTTGCACATTTTCCAACGGTGTTCATCaagtaaattcatttttattgctgTCGATATAAGATATTCAACACAAGTAGTTCGTTTTTAAAAACTACCGACAATAAATTGTTTAGTATTACCGGTATAGTACGTATGTAATGAAATGCCAGCATCCATGTCAATCAGGGGTTAgtttcatgaattttaattctgaaaaaattcaaaattttccgaattttttacaattaaaattcccagaaataGACTCTGACGTCAATGCACCAGCATTTAGACTGCAGTCGACGATGACTTGACAATTATCTAAGTTGCATGATGAACTTGTTTTTATAAGTGTAATTCGAATGTATACATTGTCCGATTGAGGTATCAGTAATTCACTTACTCAAATGTTCTGGTGCGTTGCTGACGTCAATGGTaaactttgtttttgcatTCTACATTTCTACACATATTGTCATTAATCATCTGATGGGAAATTatttgaacaacaaaaaagcgGTAACTTTCCCCAAACTTTTCGACTCagcaaaacgttttatttgttcTCTCTCGAACTAATTAACGCTTTTCGTTGCTGTTGTTGAATGACGATCGTCATTATAATGATGGTTTCGTGaacaatttatcattttttgtttatcaaatTGTTAAACAACGCTCTTGCCGGCGATTGTTATAGcgccacaaaaaaaaaacttcagatTTAATTGGGCTGTAGGCTTCTGCCAACAATAGAAAATGGTCCCTTTCTGAAGACAATAAACGTTGTCTTTCTAAAACCTAAACAATCATCCAACTATAACTTTACAATgaacttttgtttgaaagtaTTCAACCGTGTGAGAGAGCAATGACACTGCGGGTAGTGTAAAGTAcataaatcagaaaaaaataaataaaatagaaacgaGGTCGTTCGTCAAAAGTTActtattttttcaagacttcaaATAAAATAGATTCAGAGGTTTGTACATTATACAATAGGGGTCAACCCAAAGCTCACGTGATTTCGTAAACTAAGCTTGTAAGATGACGGTTCGTGTCATTTGTTCGTAAATAATAAGTCAATCCGGTGcgagcacagcactgctcctagcatgaacatagaaaatgctCGGAGGCTGCTGATGAAATCATAGTAGGCACTGAATAAGAATAAGTCAATCCGGTGCGACCACAGTCCTAGCATGAGCATATAAAATGCTCGGAGGCTGCTGATGAACTGAGATTCTTTTGTAAACAATCCTAAGCAGTAGATTTATCAGTTTGTGACGATCATTTAAGATCTCGAAACACAGATCtgttgatcctttgtttccatTCCCGGTCATCATGTAAATCATGGTAGCCTTCCTGTTGCCGATAGGAACCTGTCTAAGATGTCAGGTCCTATTGCAGCAATTTCCGAAGGAACCACCTCGTAGTCTCCGAGCATCCTGCGtcttagttgaagaaatttggggCAGTCACATATCAAGTGTGCacccgtttcttcttctagaTCGCAGGAACATCTCTGAGTGTCCGAAAGCCTCAACTTATTCATGTGCCGATTCAGCCCGCAATGTCCCGTAATCGCTCCTACTACTCTTCTAATGCGATTTCGGCTAAGCAGTAGCTCTTAGCACCAAAGCTTCCATATTTGACACTTATCAATTCACTGTTCATGATAGGAACAGTGCTCTGAGTGCGTCCTTTTGATCatatttgtaacatttttacGTTAATCAAATTCGTCAAATGCTGACGTAAATTGGTTGAATCGCTGGTCTGTAAAATTTGCAAGCAAGTCAActttattcgaaaaatgagAGGTATATGGAAGCGCTAAATGTTCGCGTAATAGTACGATACATTACATCCGTGGTTCCGTAGTGGAAATGGCGGTATTCCATTCTCTTACGTactgtgctttacgtgattaggcaatgcaATGTAGGTAAATGCATATTTGATACAAGCGAAGCGCCATTTACATTGCCGTAACACGTATAACTTATATAATAGTTTCACAATTAACAGTTCATCAAACTTACGAACTGTATGAAATTGATGTTACGAAGTCTCCCCTAATTGTACCTAATTATACAACTGACGACTTTGGAGACCTATTGTCCTACAGTATTCTGTACACAGTTAAAATTGCGGGAAAGTCAAAAGTTTGTTGCTTTAATGAGCTTTTGAAGATTATTTTTCTGTCGTTTGGAACTTTAACTTAATATTAAGATGTTTATCACTCAGGCTATTCCTTCcttaacacacacacacacacacaacgaCAAGTTCTGCCAccaagttttgtttgtataatgaattccgattttttttaatcgacaaaGTTACGAACTATGGTGATTTCAAATGAACCCAGTCGATTGTgcggtttgtttgttttttgttttaataaaaaccAATGATatcaaatatataaaaaagttttattgttttattcaaCGATAATAATGCCAAGAAAATACATCATGCATGGGTGATGGACAAGCTAAACGATATGGAtgcgaaataatattttctttatcttTCTCGAATAAGCAAAGACGACAATTGAATGATGAACTTTGGATTATAATTCTGAACCAAATCTCAATCATCAATCAATCGATTCGACAAAAATCGAACGTACTGTGCGtggattttccatttaaatatcATGAAAAATAGATTCCCCAATTGccataattcaattttcatcaaaaaaaaaaaacaagtaaaATTCTCAACTTATTTTCGTCGTTTTTCGTTATACAAGAACTTGATATTGTCAATGTGGCATGTATAAATATTCGTGAAAGGATACGACAAGTGACACCATACCATCTCATTAAAGTATTAATGTAATATTGTCGGTTTCATCCCATCGACAGTAAATGGGGGTCTTGCTAAGGGACACAACCATCGATGGATAGATGACACCATTTCCCCGCGGCGGGttagaaaataaacttttttttttatttattttacaatgtTCCTTTAAGTTGTTAGTACGTAACTGTATAGCAGAAGTGGAAGCAATTCGTTCGTCAATCACAAATTTAtgcacaaattttaaaatgacaaTTAGTGGTATGGGGTTGGGAAGTCAGCCATAGAAGGAAgataaaaaaaggattttcttttccaaGTTTTTCACAAATAATCAAGAGGAAAAACATTGCGTTCAATAGATGGATCATAAGTcccttttaaaatattttataaaatttcaattaaatagtCCCTATTGAAAGGctaagtaaatttaatcaactAAGAGGCATACCCAGCTTATAACAAGACCGATCGTAAATAAATGTCTACCGACAATTGTCGACAAAACTTTTCGTGTAttacagtcggagaaatatAGATTTTGGGGACTTTAAGAGTCATCatcgttttcatcgtttttctgtattcACTTATTTCGCATGTTTCAAGTGGCAATTGAGGGAATTAAAGAAACGATGACATCTCCGAAAATCCCGAAATCTatatttctccgactgtaaGACTTAAACTTTGGTACGTTCACATTGTTTGTAAATGTTAATTGTTGGCATTTACATTTATGCAAAACACAAATTGTATGACGAAAATGAAGTTTCACAGAGTTTCCTAACTTCAAAGAACTTATCATTTTCGATATGTTTTGAGTAATGAAAACAGTTTTCGTGATACTCATCCCCTCagcagaagtttttttttagaaaattttatattcttGTGATTCGAAAGTGCTCGATGTGTTGGTAGGTGTAGGTTTATTGAAGGGGTAACTGTAACACTACAACTATCATAATTAAAAGTAGGTCTACTCtcgataaaatgtttttgtgccTTCCGGTATACACACAAAGCTTCGAAAATGGATGAAGCGcgcttttgtttattttccctttcccatgTGAAGCCTGAGTTCTTTGTGAATGACCCCTAATGTATATGATGATTTACATGACTGCGTCATTGTTTAATGTATAAGATAAATAGTTACCTTGGTTAAgatgtaaataaaacaaatagtGAGAATTGCTATAGGGTgttcattttctatttcacGGAAGCCCACCTGTTACAGTTGGCAACTTTGAAGTAAGTGACACATTTCGTTTCAGATGTTTTTACGTCTTTAAACTATTTTACCACTGCCACTGAGGGGTAAACTACTTCGAAAAACGCTGTACCATGACTTTGTATGAAGCTGATTGTCAAGCTGAGCCAATGACTTTGACGTAAGTGTATTTATTTAGTGACTTTTCTGCGCTCTATACCATGACTGTATAAACAAGTACAAGCACTCTCGTTTggatgagtggatcagctgaaatgtttcacttatttcaaagtcacCAACTGCATATATCCagcaaaaaacaaacagattTTTGAAAGGACGTCCTATCCGAGCAggtttcgttaaaaaatttgtttgaaaagtaGACATTGGAAAGTCACATAGATGCGAACGTCTAAGAGAGTATccttaagaaaatatttttttttgctgcttcTATAGTATCACTTAGGGATATTAGTGGCCAGTGGCGCTTCTTCATAGAGACCAATTAAACCATGGTCCAGGGCGCTGGGAAAATAGGGCGCTGGAATATGCGAAcagaaatttcatattttgcaCGAAAATTCATGTGATGTTGCTTCAATGCGCGGCCTTCCTATAATAACACTAACATCTTTCGTATACTGTATGAGGAAAgtttactttatttttactGAGGAAAAATGATGTAGAACACAGTTGAAAAAATACACCACACAAGAAACACTATAATGATAATAAGAATCGTCAAGACTCAAGACACTTTACTTGCTGTGCTGATCTAATGACACTTTTTGGATCATAATCTCTCGTAATCAATTACACACCTTCAAAGGAATTACTTGATCTTCTCACTCGCTGCAGATCTCCGGTCTTGGCTATCCGGTTTGTAAAATACAGTTTACTCACTGATTGTTTCCTTTCATTTAtactttaaatttttcgtatttccagtcaattccttgTAATTCCATCAGTTGCtatcaattccttcaatttctAGTATTTCTTTGAATTCTTATTAATTACCGGATGTTCCGGCAGCTACGAAACTGCAGTAATATCGAcagttttcgttaaattttaaggaaatcttagaaaattatcggaataaagaaaagtaaagaaaaatttgagaaaattgtttctaaaaaGAAGACAGTGAATTGAATAGTAACAGAAAATATCGTCGaattattagaaattaatAGGAATTAAAGTGCATGCAGATCCgccaaaacgaaattaatacggtaattgaaagaattgaaaggaaatagaaaatgatttGCCACCCCTTTGGCCAGAGGCTTTCCCCTCGTCTCTAGATCCATTtaacctaattttttttattattttcgcgCAGACAAATGTGAATCGACGAAGGGACAGGCTGTTCTAACAGCTGCAATTCAGCGAAAAAGCGAAACAAAGACGAAAATCGACGATTTGGAAAACCAGAAATCTCTAAAAAGAAGTCCctaaaaaataagtttttgaaCCATAATTGGAATTCCTAGTTTTTTCATGTATCTCAAAAAAAGTCCTACATGTCCTGCTGCAGGACACGAAGCATACATTtaggcgttttttaaatactggaattttagtttacttttgatgttATCtatccaccagaatcctttttcaaaaatgtacaactTGAactgcaataacgaccacgagtGTGTTAGCTTCAATAGGAAATAGATTTGTTTGTAGaaatttgaccagctctgagaaaactgagcagtttatgcaaatttcgttaaatttaactgctcacttttctcagagcagATCAAacgaatacatttttcaaaaaagattctgatgaaaagatattaacaaaaatgaaatacacgTAAATTTTGGCTGCAATTTTAGCTAATGCTAAAAGACTGAATCAGATATGATCAACGGTAATGTTTGGTAAAAGCTTGCTGGTAGTCGAAAACGCACATgtctcaattttttactctaatcttacaaataaattttgacctCTATAACTATATTTACAGTTGTTCGAAAtagaaatatcgaaattttatgaaattatgcaGAAATAGTCTAGAAATAGCCAATATGATAGTACCGACTACATCTTTTATTAAAAGTCATTCTGTTGTCTATTCTTACCAAACTACCCTGTAGagccaacaaaaaatttcaaagattaaTATCCTTTCATCAAATCGATCTGACCGCATTCTGCTACTTACCTATTTTTAGATCTTAAACAGGACAAACAACATCTTTGAACTAGTCACAGTTGAACCAGTGTCACAGGATCATTTAAGCTCAGAAAATAAACTCGAACTTATCatcaaagaagaagaagcggaagaagaaaaaaacttaaGACTCAAAGGTAAGTGGCTGGacacatttacattttgtgtcatccgaaatgaaaataatgtggATTGATGTGCGTGCTCCCTAGGACAAATGATTTACATGGACAACTGGCGAATGCTGATGTTTTTGGGTACGCCTGTTATGCCCGATTTGACGGCGCTAATACATACTGGACTTTACATAAATGATTTGTCCATGCATGATTTCAGTAGGTAAGTCTTGTCGTAATCAGCATCGTCAGGCAAAAGTTAGGAAAAGGAATTTTGGGGTTTTGGCCGACAATTTGTTCGGTAGTTTAAACAAGAAGTTTCGTCTTGTCGCTGACTGATGCTTTTTAAATGAATCCGCAACTAATTATGGTTTCCTCCTCTAGAGACTTAATGTTAGCTGGCACCCAACAGTCCGTAGAATTAAAGTTAGCACTCGACCAggaacaacaaaaatcaaagaaactgGAAGAGTCAATGAGGAAACTCGATGACGAAATGAGACGCACTGATGAATTACTGTATCAAATGATACCGAAGCAAGTGGCCGATCGGTTACGTCGCGGCGAGAATCCAATTGACACCTGCGAAGTACGTAATTCGCCTCTAACTGACCCGAATAGTTTTCCAGTTTGTTTGTCCCATTTCCGCAGATGTTCGACAATGTGTCGATTCTGTTCTCGGATGTGGTCACATTTACGGAGATCTGCAGTCGCATAACGCCAATGGAGGTAGTTTCAATGCTCAATGGAATGTACTCAATATTCGACAATTTAACGGAACGGAACAAAGTCTACAAAGTAGAAACGATCGGCGATGCGTACATGGTGGTATCGGGTGCGCCGGAAAAGGACATGAATCATGCGGAAAAAGTCTGTGATATGGCACTGGATATGGTGGAAGCGATAACGGATTTGAAGGATCCGTCCACAGGTTCGTTCTTTATGATTGATGTACTGTGTGCCACTCAATGTTAAAGGTCCATCATTAATGTGGTTCTGTGGTCCACTAAACCGTTTTCTGTTTAACAGGCACACATCTTCGGATACGTGTCGGAGTACATTCTGGTGCCGTTGTAGCTGGTATAGTAGGACTAAAAATGCCTCGGTATTGTCTGTTTGGCGATTCGGTCAACACTGCATCGCGCATGGAAAGTACAAGTACGGCCATGAAGATTCATGTGTCACAAACGACCAGAGACTTGTTGAGCGAAAGTTATAAATTAGCAGAACGTGGAGAAATTGAAGTGAAGGGAAAGGGAACTATGAAAACTTACTGGCTGGAAGATCGAGAATTCCGTTCCAAATTAATAATGCCGGCAATAAAGCAACAAGTGGAATCGCAAGCCATTGCCATTGTAGCGACTGACGCAAGGAAGGCATCATTTCAAGACAAACGGAACAGCATATCGTTCGGGTCGAGTAGAAAAGGATCAGGAACTGTTGCAGCGATGTCACCAAATACGGCTGACGATCGTCGAATCTATTCGCCGGTTACATTCGATGATGTAGCCCAGAAAAGCTTCGCTAATTCACCCGTTCGATCGCTTTACAGTGCCAGGGGCCGAGGTAATTGTTTTCCTTTTCTCTACCATTTGTGACTCTCGTGaatattcgtttttcattttaagatTCCCGATCAAATTCGACGGGACATGTTATGATGTACACTCCAAGCGATTTGTTCGGTTCGCTCGTCAGTGATACGGAGCATTTATTCGACGAAATACAGAGCCATCGAGCATCATCGGCTAAAAATGTGCACGGATCTCCAACTCCATCACTGTCGATGAGCCCACCGCCCGAATTGCCCGGTAGATCAACACGCACATCATTCGACGAAAAAGTCACGAGTCATCATGCTAAGAATACACTGATGACCGCATCTAATTCCAAAACAACGGAAAGGTTGAATTTGTTAcaacaattttccaaatgCATCCGCCACCACCCAACCagaaacaatttatttcatttacagTAAGCCATCGGTGCATTCGGCGTTGGAATTGAAAAAGACTCTGTTGCTGTCGGAAAAGAAAGCGAAACAGGCAAAGACATTCGAACAATTAGACCAAATGATGGAGGAAATATTGGAGAATGACATACCGGGCATGTGTACATTCAACTTTGGCATATCGCCGAAAATGCCACCTAATTCATTGTCTGATGGGAACATTGCGATGCGATCTAATGTGTAAGTAAAGAGAATTAAGTTTCACTACTGCGAAACGACTGGATGAAGTGACAATCGTTCATTTGAATCAATCCGTCCAATTTGTTGACCCGATTTTTACAACTTCACAGAAATGGAGCACAGAAACACATACCAAATAGTCAAAGTTTTACAAGCACCAGAGAGCATCATTGTTGCGCTGGTGCTACAGCTACTATCCATCATGCAAATGGTAGACATCACCGCATTCATTCGAATGCCTGCAATTTACTGTAGGTCGTCAATTTGTTAATGGCatcaacaatgaaaaaaatgtcaatttgatTGTTGCATCACTAATAATCTCATCGtagaaaaatctaaaaaaattatttattgtaattctGGGTGTGTGTATACGTGTGAATTATAGAAAAACTGATGGTGTGTcgtaatttcgattttttaagcAATTCTCTTTGGAAGGTCCTTGATTGGTACTTTGTATTTTGCCCATCCACCGGCAACTATTTTTTGGGtaacatttttccaattttatcaaACTTTTCCCCAGATATTCCGAACTTTCCATATTTCTGCAAAAACTTTAGAAGAACTTTAggagaaatattttgtcgaatttttctacattttttcaGATCGTCcagttttttgaaaagttaaGGAAAATGTAGTGAAacgttttcacaaaaatagtcTCAGGTTAATTGACTTACGTAATTGATtcgaattttgtattttgttttccatttctttaaacaattttcctaaattttcacGCATTTCCTcgaaaatttcctattttgccgcgcgtgtggaaattcacgctatccgcggtatcctggataccgggaagttttcagaaaaattctttttcatgcttcggggccgaaaatgagggcaatttttcgaattttctcgggtttccggccctctgcatgaaaactcacatgtgcacctgtttgggacggttgatttaagacactttcgcttgtagacctcacttcgttcgggctacaacaagcgaaattgcctaaaaacaatcgtccaaaacagatacacaaataactattttttgataccaacattgaaaaatgatactttcgccccgcatatgaagggcgaaagtaaaaaaaatgcatcccacggggagaaagtacttaacgaagagcgaacgcaactgaacgaacagcgaaagtgactgatgtcacagaaaatgagagaaatgagtcgagttgtcaacaaaatccgctcatattatgcagaatactttgttcaaaattgtaaaacactgtgcgccagtgttcttattgaaattagcatacaaagttgatactttttgttactgaatgatttgttagttatatcttaatttttgtgtgtgttattgttgtgatggctaaattattaaatttttcatataccatggacccccgcattttctggctaaatgccttttttttcaacattttgttgcgatgtttgcgatacgtatcaattttcaatgttggtatcaaaaaaaatagtatgaacgactcggggcaaaagtaaaaaaattcaacctgtgcgattagagcccttgccttcggcgcgggctccaactctcgcacacggttgaatttttttactttcgccccttgtcattcaatgtactatagataccgggaaatcgaaaaaatcttgaaaaatatgtagcgaaatagttatttatctaccaaggtaggtatgaaggtattttttcgcactagatgtcgattgtcgacccgaggcgaagccgaggtcgacaagacgtcgtgtgcgaaaaaataccggcatacctaccgtggtagatacaacgttttccgcaatttcgggccataatcacctttccaaagcaaaacatgtcctacattttgttccaaaattcttgtgtatacagaaattcatttga
This genomic stretch from Bradysia coprophila strain Holo2 chromosome II, BU_Bcop_v1, whole genome shotgun sequence harbors:
- the LOC119073020 gene encoding soluble guanylate cyclase 88E translates to MYGLLLENLAEYVKINYGEEKWEDIRRQAGIDSPSFSVHQVYPENLLQKLAKKAQQVLGVSEHEFMDQMGVCFVSFVSQYGYDRVLSVLGRHMRDFLNGLDNLHEYLKFSYPRMKAPSFICENETKQGLTLHYRSKRRGFVYYTMGQIREVARHFYNKEMHIELVREEILFDTVHVTFQLTFDNRAFTLASLAMTREEKHLPISAAVLFEIFPFSIVFGSDMLVRSIGNSLMVILPDLVGKKITNWFDLVRPMIAFKFQTILNRTNNIFELVTVEPVSQDHLSSENKLELIIKEEEAEEEKNLRLKGQMIYMDNWRMLMFLGTPVMPDLTALIHTGLYINDLSMHDFSRDLMLAGTQQSVELKLALDQEQQKSKKLEESMRKLDDEMRRTDELLYQMIPKQVADRLRRGENPIDTCEMFDNVSILFSDVVTFTEICSRITPMEVVSMLNGMYSIFDNLTERNKVYKVETIGDAYMVVSGAPEKDMNHAEKVCDMALDMVEAITDLKDPSTGTHLRIRVGVHSGAVVAGIVGLKMPRYCLFGDSVNTASRMESTSTAMKIHVSQTTRDLLSESYKLAERGEIEVKGKGTMKTYWLEDREFRSKLIMPAIKQQVESQAIAIVATDARKASFQDKRNSISFGSSRKGSGTVAAMSPNTADDRRIYSPVTFDDVAQKSFANSPVRSLYSARGRDSRSNSTGHVMMYTPSDLFGSLVSDTEHLFDEIQSHRASSAKNVHGSPTPSLSMSPPPELPGRSTRTSFDEKVTSHHAKNTLMTASNSKTTESKPSVHSALELKKTLLLSEKKAKQAKTFEQLDQMMEEILENDIPGMCTFNFGISPKMPPNSLSDGNIAMRSNVNGAQKHIPNSQSFTSTREHHCCAGATATIHHANGRHHRIHSNACNLL